In one Colletotrichum destructivum chromosome 2, complete sequence genomic region, the following are encoded:
- a CDS encoding Putative heterokaryon incompatibility: MTEWHDPSCRRLNSIASSGISSSHRCNFVQMDSGTSPPKPMGPENYAIYQPLKSKTHIRLFTMEPRGFDDTIQCLLSVSSTTIMIVYDAFSYMWASENSAMEWTRSITLYSRTFLADAMCMNQEGIEERNHPVWLMPQIYSRTHRVLVHVGGPVQEEALFRSLQDTSDLEVPRLPLQPALKTLIERRCFSRA, translated from the exons ATGACTGAGTGGCACGACCCGTCCTGCAGGCGTCTGAACAGCATCGCCAGTAGCGGCATCTCTAGCAGCCACAGATGTAACTTTGTCCAGATGGACAGTGGAACATCGCCCCCAAAGCCCATGGGCCCCGAAAACTATGCCATCTACCAGCCTCTGAAGTCCAAGACGCACATCCGACTATTCACCATGGAGCCCAGGGGCTTCGACGACACGATTCAGTGTCTCCTGTCCGTCAGCAGCACGACTATCATGATCGTCTACGACGCTTTCTCATATATGTGGGCGAGCGAGAACAGCGCTATGGAGTGGACGAGGAGTATCACGCTCTACTCACGGACGTTTCTC GCCGACGCCATGTGTATGAACCAGGAGGGCATCGAGGAGAGGAACCACCCGGTGTGGCTGATGCCGCAGATCTACTCCCGGACGCATCGTGTCCTCGTCCACGTCGGAGGACCGGTCCAGGAAGAGGCACTCTTCCGATCCCTACAAGATACCTCTGATCTCGAGGTGCCCCGGCTACCGCTGCAGCCGGCGTTGAAGACACTGATCGAACGGCGGTGTTTCTCGCGGGCGTGA